In Chroicocephalus ridibundus chromosome 4, bChrRid1.1, whole genome shotgun sequence, one genomic interval encodes:
- the CLEC3A gene encoding C-type lectin domain family 3 member A isoform X2, whose translation MAQTGLTIFLLISILLLDQTISQASKFKARKHSKRRVKEKDDLKTQIDKLWREVNALKEMQALQTGVYSRPLLPSSAQKEHSFEEHSLLSVFVGQRPIRSATSHQKAPNIFMKPMKTA comes from the exons ATGGCACAAACTGGACTTACGATTTTTCTACTCATAAGCATACTCCTGTTGGATCAGACCATCAGCCAGGCTTCCAAATTCAAAGCCAGGAAGCACAGCAAACGTAGAGTGAAAG aaaaagatgaCCTAAAGACCCAGATTGACAAATTGTGGCGAGAAGTAAATGCTCTGAAAGAAATGCAAGCACTTCAGACAG GAGTTTATTCAAGACCTTTGCTACCTTCCTCAGCTCAGAAGGAACACTCCTTTGAGGAGCATTCTCTTCTT TCTGTCTTCGTGGGACAAAGGCCCATAAGAAGTGCTACCTCACATCAGAAGGCACCAAACATTTTCATGAAGCCAATGAAGACTGCATAG
- the CLEC3A gene encoding C-type lectin domain family 3 member A isoform X1 produces the protein MAQTGLTIFLLISILLLDQTISQASKFKARKHSKRRVKEKDDLKTQIDKLWREVNALKEMQALQTVCLRGTKAHKKCYLTSEGTKHFHEANEDCIAKGGTLAIPRNNDETNALRDYGKKSMPRVSEFWLGVNDMINEGKFVDVNGMALQYFNWDRAQPNGGKRENCVFFSQSSQGKWADEVCRTAKRYICEFLIP, from the exons ATGGCACAAACTGGACTTACGATTTTTCTACTCATAAGCATACTCCTGTTGGATCAGACCATCAGCCAGGCTTCCAAATTCAAAGCCAGGAAGCACAGCAAACGTAGAGTGAAAG aaaaagatgaCCTAAAGACCCAGATTGACAAATTGTGGCGAGAAGTAAATGCTCTGAAAGAAATGCAAGCACTTCAGACAG TCTGTCTTCGTGGGACAAAGGCCCATAAGAAGTGCTACCTCACATCAGAAGGCACCAAACATTTTCATGAAGCCAATGAAGACTGCATAGCCAAGGGAGGGACACTGGCTATCCCAAGGAATAATGATGAAACAAATGCTCTGAGAGATTATGGCAAGAAAAGTATGCCTAGAGTGTCTGAGTTTTGGTTGGGTGTCAATGACATGATAAATGAAGGGAAATTTGTTGATGTCAATGGCATGGCTCTACAGTACTTCAATTGGGATCGTGCCCAACCAAATGGGGGGAAGcgggaaaactgtgtctttttttctcaatCATCACAAGGCAAGTGGGCAGATGAA